The proteins below are encoded in one region of Sphingobium yanoikuyae:
- the fixJ gene encoding response regulator FixJ, which produces MSLPTDQPIHVVDDDEAIRRSLSFMLKTSGFSVRLFSGGTEFLKEVGTLEGGCVLLDVRMPDIDGLEVQRELRARGMMLPVIIMTGHGDVGMAVAAMKAGATDFIEKPFEKAALLAAIEAACAQASADQGRNSQRETARARLNILTDREREVLKGLVDGLPNKTIAYDLGISPRTVEIHRANLMQKLQVHSLSETLRIAFQAGLE; this is translated from the coding sequence ATGAGCCTGCCCACCGACCAGCCCATCCATGTCGTCGATGATGACGAGGCGATCCGCCGGTCGCTCTCCTTCATGCTCAAGACCAGCGGCTTTTCAGTGCGGCTCTTCTCGGGCGGCACCGAATTCCTGAAGGAAGTCGGGACGCTGGAGGGCGGCTGCGTGCTGCTGGACGTGCGCATGCCCGACATTGATGGACTGGAAGTGCAGCGCGAACTGCGCGCGCGCGGCATGATGCTGCCGGTCATCATCATGACCGGCCATGGCGATGTCGGCATGGCGGTCGCCGCGATGAAGGCCGGCGCCACCGATTTCATCGAAAAGCCGTTCGAGAAGGCGGCATTGCTCGCCGCGATCGAAGCCGCCTGCGCGCAGGCAAGCGCCGACCAGGGCCGCAACAGCCAGCGCGAGACTGCCCGCGCCCGGCTCAACATCCTGACCGATCGGGAACGCGAAGTGCTCAAGGGCCTGGTCGACGGCCTGCCCAACAAGACGATCGCCTATGACCTGGGCATCAGCCCGCGCACGGTGGAGATTCATCGCGCCAATCTGATGCAGAAGCTGCAGGTCCACAGCCTGTCGGAAACGCTGCGCATCGCCTTCCAGGCGGGGCTCGAATAG
- a CDS encoding OmpW/AlkL family protein: protein MHLKKMMIVAAMGAMGTALVAAPAQAKQGDVLVRVRGIMVAPTEKSGSILPGFPGEKVSVNNGIAPEVDVTYMATDHIGFELIAATTKHSASGRSGTTGGIGKLASTWVLPPTLTMQYHPIVEGHVRPYIGAGVNYTLFYNEDASSGLEDAVGKTKVHMSDSFGWAGQVGVDIDLNDKIFLNLDVKYIDIDTKVRLTTAAAGTQNVKVSLDPFVFGVGVGMRF, encoded by the coding sequence ATGCACTTGAAAAAGATGATGATTGTCGCCGCGATGGGCGCCATGGGCACGGCGCTGGTCGCTGCCCCGGCCCAGGCCAAGCAGGGCGACGTGCTGGTGCGCGTGCGCGGCATCATGGTCGCCCCCACCGAAAAGAGCGGCAGCATCCTGCCCGGCTTCCCTGGCGAGAAGGTGTCGGTGAACAACGGCATCGCGCCCGAAGTCGACGTCACCTACATGGCGACCGACCATATCGGTTTCGAACTGATCGCCGCGACCACCAAGCATAGCGCCAGTGGCCGCAGCGGCACCACCGGCGGGATCGGCAAGCTGGCCTCCACCTGGGTGCTGCCGCCGACGCTGACGATGCAATATCACCCGATCGTCGAGGGCCATGTCCGCCCCTATATCGGTGCCGGCGTCAATTATACGCTGTTCTACAACGAGGATGCGTCGAGCGGGCTGGAGGATGCGGTCGGCAAGACCAAGGTTCATATGTCCGACAGCTTCGGCTGGGCCGGCCAGGTCGGCGTCGACATCGACCTCAACGACAAGATCTTCCTCAACCTCGACGTCAAATATATCGACATCGACACCAAGGTGCGGCTGACCACGGCCGCGGCCGGCACCCAGAACGTCAAGGTATCGCTCGATCCCTTCGTGTTCGGCGTGGGCGTCGGCATGCGCTTCTGA
- a CDS encoding sensor histidine kinase has protein sequence MAFNDGDPQDNATSREQALLGSILATVPDALIVIDATGHIVSFSPAAQRMFQYAEADVLGRNVAMLMPSPDRERHDSYLQHYHDTGEKRIIGIGRLTTARRRDGSTFPIELAVGEVQDHGEKLFTGFVRDLTDRQKAERRLQDLQAELSHAARVTAMGTLAAALAHELNQPLTAIANYMEAGRDLLRTDAPVDRDLLGEAMDEAARQAMRAGQIIRSLREFIRRGEADRQAEPAATLLAEGVALAFIGIDSRGIDMDIVVDPRVGRVIANRVQVQQVIINLVRNAVEAMDGRNRRILRLSAVPAEDGQVELIIADSGPGLDPAVARSLFTPFSTTKPAGMGVGLSISRTIVEGHGGRIWADTSHWGGVAFHFTLDSADRLP, from the coding sequence ATGGCGTTCAACGATGGCGATCCGCAGGATAATGCGACCAGCCGGGAACAGGCTCTGCTGGGATCGATCCTGGCAACGGTGCCCGATGCGCTGATCGTGATCGACGCGACCGGGCATATCGTCTCGTTCAGCCCGGCCGCCCAGCGCATGTTCCAATATGCCGAGGCCGATGTGCTGGGCCGCAATGTCGCGATGCTGATGCCCTCGCCCGATCGCGAGCGCCATGATTCCTACCTGCAACATTATCATGACACCGGCGAGAAGCGGATCATCGGCATCGGCCGACTGACCACCGCGCGCCGGCGCGATGGTTCCACCTTTCCGATCGAGCTGGCGGTCGGCGAAGTGCAGGACCATGGCGAAAAGCTGTTTACCGGCTTCGTGCGCGACCTGACCGATCGGCAGAAGGCCGAGCGCCGCCTGCAGGATCTGCAGGCTGAACTGAGCCATGCCGCCCGCGTCACGGCGATGGGCACGCTGGCTGCGGCGCTGGCGCATGAACTGAACCAGCCGCTGACCGCGATCGCCAATTATATGGAGGCAGGCCGCGACCTGCTGCGCACCGATGCGCCGGTCGACCGCGACTTGCTGGGAGAGGCGATGGACGAAGCCGCGCGCCAGGCGATGCGCGCGGGCCAGATCATCCGGTCGCTGCGGGAGTTCATCCGTCGCGGCGAAGCCGATCGCCAGGCCGAACCGGCGGCCACGCTGCTGGCCGAGGGGGTCGCGCTGGCCTTCATCGGCATCGACAGCCGGGGCATCGACATGGACATCGTCGTCGACCCGCGCGTCGGCCGGGTGATCGCCAATCGCGTGCAGGTGCAGCAGGTCATCATCAACCTGGTGCGCAACGCGGTCGAGGCGATGGACGGCCGCAACCGCCGCATCCTGCGCCTGTCGGCGGTGCCGGCCGAGGACGGACAGGTCGAGCTCATCATCGCCGATAGTGGCCCCGGCCTCGATCCGGCGGTCGCGCGATCGCTCTTCACCCCGTTCAGCACGACCAAACCCGCCGGCATGGGCGTGGGCCTGTCGATCAGCCGCACCATCGTCGAGGGGCATGGCGGACGGATCTGGGCCGATACCTCGCACTGGGGCGGCGTCGCCTTCCACTTCACTCTCGATTCTGCGGACCGCCTGCCATGA
- a CDS encoding class I SAM-dependent methyltransferase translates to MSADALPGAMGLPERLARQIDAGGPISVAHYMGEANQHYYGTRDPLGLEGDFTTAPEISQMFGELIGLCLADVWLRSGRRADPLYVELGPGRGTLAGDALRAMEGADVTSRIHFVETSPTLRERQRAQIPHVIHHDSVESLPDQSPLLVVANEFFDALPVRQMIRVGDEWRERVVIRREEEGRFMAVPGYRRIESGLPPIAAQAPEGAIIEVAQAGATAGYALASRIARQGGVAIIIDYGYEGPALGDTLQAVKNHQFTDPFTDPGESDLTTHVDFTMLANVARQAGLRVHGAVTQGHFLQHLGIDVRASVLAKGSPQRAAELEAQRHRLTDEAEMGTLFKVMAWVHPDWADPAGFEK, encoded by the coding sequence GTGTCAGCTGACGCCCTGCCCGGCGCGATGGGCCTGCCCGAGCGCCTGGCCCGCCAGATCGATGCCGGCGGGCCGATCTCCGTCGCTCATTATATGGGCGAGGCGAACCAGCATTATTATGGCACGCGCGATCCGCTGGGGCTGGAGGGGGACTTCACCACCGCCCCGGAAATCAGCCAGATGTTCGGCGAACTGATCGGCCTGTGCCTGGCCGATGTCTGGCTGCGATCGGGCCGGCGCGCCGATCCGCTCTATGTCGAGCTGGGGCCGGGTCGCGGCACGCTGGCGGGCGATGCGCTGCGCGCGATGGAGGGGGCCGACGTCACCTCGCGCATCCATTTCGTCGAGACCAGCCCGACCCTGCGCGAGCGGCAGCGCGCCCAGATTCCCCATGTTATCCATCATGACAGCGTGGAAAGCCTGCCCGACCAGTCGCCGCTGCTGGTGGTCGCCAATGAATTTTTCGACGCCCTACCCGTGCGGCAGATGATCCGCGTTGGCGACGAATGGCGCGAGCGGGTGGTGATCCGGCGCGAGGAAGAGGGCCGTTTCATGGCGGTGCCGGGCTATCGCCGGATCGAATCGGGCCTGCCGCCGATCGCCGCGCAGGCGCCCGAAGGCGCGATCATCGAAGTGGCGCAGGCCGGCGCCACCGCGGGCTATGCTCTTGCCAGCCGGATCGCGCGCCAGGGCGGCGTCGCGATCATCATCGACTATGGCTATGAAGGCCCGGCCCTGGGCGACACGCTGCAGGCGGTGAAGAACCACCAGTTCACCGATCCCTTCACCGATCCGGGCGAGAGCGACCTCACCACCCATGTCGATTTCACGATGCTGGCCAATGTCGCGCGCCAGGCCGGGCTGCGCGTCCATGGCGCGGTGACGCAGGGTCATTTCCTCCAGCATCTGGGCATCGACGTGCGCGCGTCCGTGCTGGCCAAGGGCAGCCCGCAGCGCGCCGCCGAACTGGAGGCGCAGCGCCACCGCCTCACTGACGAGGCAGAGATGGGGACATTGTTCAAGGTGATGGCCTGGGTCCACCCCGATTGGGCCGACCCGGCAGGATTCGAGAAATAG
- the hemN gene encoding oxygen-independent coproporphyrinogen III oxidase, translating to MFRYHPDLLAAPVPRYTSYPTAAQFGEDVGAADMAQRLDAMSADARLSLYVHIPYCHDICWYCGCNTGAATRPRRLSAYVDALEREMALVSARLGGRGRVTHVAFGGGSPNSLPLIDWVRLNHQLLLCFDASAAAMSVELDPRRIDRAWIDAMAKVGVTRVNLGVQTFATHVQQRIGRVQPAETVAMAVGALARARIQVGFDLMYGLPGQSEADLAQTLEDSIRLSPSRIALFGYAHMPRLLPRQRRIDATELPGVEQRFAMAKLGHAMLTTAGYQAIGFDHFALPDDPLAVAAAAGRLRRNFQGFTEDDSDALIGMGASAISQFPDLIVQNEKNAGAYREALSNHRLPAARGVRRSADDQRRGALIERLLCDGRAACGDLAEPALLDRFERIGLLRREGDELLLQPGAAPYARSIAACFDAYLRPAETRFSVAV from the coding sequence ATGTTCCGCTATCATCCCGACCTGCTCGCCGCGCCGGTGCCGCGCTACACCAGCTATCCGACCGCTGCCCAGTTCGGCGAGGATGTCGGCGCGGCCGACATGGCGCAGCGGCTGGACGCGATGTCGGCGGACGCGCGCCTGTCGCTCTATGTCCATATCCCCTATTGCCATGACATTTGCTGGTATTGCGGGTGTAATACCGGGGCGGCGACCCGGCCCCGCCGCCTGTCCGCCTATGTCGATGCGCTGGAGCGGGAAATGGCGCTGGTCTCGGCGCGGCTGGGCGGGCGTGGCCGCGTCACCCATGTCGCCTTTGGCGGCGGCAGTCCCAATTCCCTGCCGCTGATCGACTGGGTCCGGCTCAATCATCAGTTGCTGCTCTGCTTCGACGCCAGCGCGGCGGCGATGTCGGTGGAGCTGGACCCGCGCCGGATCGACCGGGCCTGGATCGACGCCATGGCCAAGGTTGGGGTGACCCGCGTCAATCTGGGGGTGCAGACCTTTGCCACCCATGTGCAGCAGCGGATCGGCCGGGTGCAGCCGGCCGAGACGGTGGCGATGGCCGTCGGCGCGCTGGCCCGTGCGCGCATCCAGGTGGGTTTCGACCTGATGTATGGCCTGCCGGGGCAGAGCGAGGCGGATCTGGCGCAGACCCTGGAGGACAGCATTCGCCTGTCCCCCTCGCGCATTGCGCTGTTCGGCTATGCCCATATGCCGCGCCTGCTGCCGCGCCAGCGGCGGATCGACGCGACCGAATTGCCGGGCGTCGAACAGCGCTTTGCGATGGCGAAGCTGGGCCATGCGATGCTGACGACGGCCGGCTATCAGGCGATCGGCTTTGATCATTTCGCGCTGCCCGACGATCCGCTCGCCGTGGCCGCCGCTGCCGGACGGCTGCGCCGCAATTTCCAGGGCTTTACCGAGGATGACAGCGATGCGCTGATCGGCATGGGCGCGAGCGCGATCAGCCAGTTTCCCGACCTGATCGTCCAGAATGAGAAGAATGCCGGCGCCTATCGTGAAGCGCTGTCGAATCATCGGCTGCCCGCCGCCCGTGGGGTGCGGCGCAGTGCCGACGACCAGCGGCGGGGCGCGTTGATCGAACGGCTGCTGTGCGACGGTCGGGCGGCCTGTGGCGACCTTGCCGAACCGGCGCTGCTCGACCGGTTCGAGCGGATCGGCCTGCTCCGGCGGGAGGGGGACGAGTTGCTGCTGCAACCCGGCGCGGCACCCTATGCCCGGTCCATCGCCGCCTGTTTCGATGCCTATCTGCGCCCGGCCGAAACGCGCTTCAGCGTCGCGGTCTGA
- a CDS encoding universal stress protein yields the protein MKTILLHIRADNGMESRLQAAFDLSRATGAHISCLQIAPLPELVAADLYGSGYLVPEAIDAVRRQDEEMRRALEERLRREGMAWDWHYRSGDLVQGLLETGRLADAMLVSLPPPGRRQADDPAPIVADLAVNSRAPVLAIPSMAKGFRCTGRAMVAWDGSHEAASALTASRTLLRVASEVHVVTVDERSKRDFPPTDAAEYLSRHGIAVEIHEWPRKDRSVEEALSHACQELSIDWMVMGAFGHSRLRETIFGGVTRYILAETRVPLLLAH from the coding sequence ATGAAGACCATATTGCTGCACATCCGCGCGGACAACGGCATGGAAAGCCGGCTGCAGGCCGCGTTCGACCTGTCGCGCGCGACCGGCGCCCATATCAGTTGTCTGCAGATCGCGCCGCTGCCCGAACTGGTCGCCGCCGATCTTTATGGCAGCGGCTATCTGGTGCCCGAGGCGATCGATGCGGTGCGCCGTCAGGACGAGGAAATGCGGCGCGCCCTGGAGGAAAGGCTGCGGCGCGAGGGCATGGCGTGGGACTGGCATTATCGCAGCGGCGACCTGGTCCAGGGCCTGCTGGAAACCGGCCGCCTGGCCGACGCGATGCTCGTTTCCCTGCCGCCGCCGGGCCGCCGGCAGGCCGATGATCCGGCGCCGATCGTCGCCGACCTGGCGGTCAACAGCCGCGCCCCGGTGCTGGCGATCCCGAGCATGGCCAAGGGCTTTCGCTGCACCGGCCGGGCCATGGTCGCCTGGGACGGATCGCATGAGGCGGCGTCGGCGCTGACCGCGAGCCGCACCCTGTTGCGGGTGGCGAGCGAGGTCCATGTCGTCACCGTGGACGAGCGGTCGAAGCGCGACTTCCCGCCGACCGACGCGGCCGAATATCTCTCGCGCCACGGCATCGCGGTCGAGATTCACGAATGGCCGCGCAAGGATCGCAGCGTGGAAGAAGCGCTGTCCCATGCCTGCCAGGAACTGTCGATCGACTGGATGGTGATGGGTGCCTTTGGCCACAGCCGGCTGCGGGAAACCATTTTTGGCGGCGTAACCCGCTATATTCTGGCCGAAACACGGGTTCCGCTCTTGCTGGCGCACTGA
- the gmk gene encoding guanylate kinase translates to MADNIPTDTPDFKRRGVLFVLSSPSGAGKSTIARKLLACEPDLSMSVSATTRTIRPGEVDGKDYHFVDLEEFRRMANDHEFLEWAHVFGQRYGTPRAPVEAMLKSGKDVLFDIDWQGAQQLHQIAGGDVVRIFILPPSMEELEKRLRGRATDSNEVIEGRMARAAGEIAHWDGYDYVLCNVDVEECFERVRTILHAERMKRSRQTGLIGFIRRLSRYHQED, encoded by the coding sequence ATGGCCGACAACATTCCCACCGACACCCCCGATTTCAAGCGCCGCGGCGTTCTCTTTGTCCTGTCCTCGCCCTCGGGCGCCGGCAAGTCGACGATTGCACGCAAATTGCTGGCCTGCGAACCGGATCTGTCGATGTCGGTGTCGGCGACGACGCGGACGATCCGACCGGGCGAAGTCGATGGCAAGGATTATCATTTCGTCGACCTGGAAGAGTTTCGCCGCATGGCGAACGACCATGAATTCCTGGAATGGGCGCATGTCTTCGGCCAGCGCTATGGCACGCCGCGCGCGCCGGTCGAGGCGATGCTCAAGAGCGGCAAGGATGTGCTGTTCGACATCGACTGGCAGGGCGCGCAGCAGCTGCACCAGATTGCCGGTGGCGACGTGGTCCGCATCTTCATCCTGCCGCCCTCGATGGAGGAACTGGAAAAGCGTCTGCGTGGCCGCGCGACCGACAGCAATGAAGTGATCGAGGGCCGCATGGCGCGTGCCGCGGGCGAGATCGCCCACTGGGACGGCTATGACTATGTGCTGTGCAATGTCGACGTCGAGGAATGTTTCGAGCGCGTGCGCACCATCCTGCATGCCGAACGGATGAAGCGCAGCCGCCAGACCGGCCTCATTGGCTTCATCCGCCGCCTCAGCCGCTATCATCAGGAAGATTGA
- the fumC gene encoding class II fumarate hydratase, with translation MSATRTETDSIGAIEVPADAYWGAQTQRSIENFPFGATERMPIGIVHAQAIVKQAAARVNAKHGLDATIVAGIENAAQQIVSGALDDQFPLVIWQTGSGTQTNMNVNEVIAGYANEQLAGTRGGKSPVHPNDHVNMSQSSNDSFPTALHVATVLATRDKLIPALEKLTGALTAKAEGWGHIVKIGRTHTQDATPLTLGQEFSGYAAQLVSSKARIEGALNGNIRKLAIGGTAVGTGLNAPDGWADDMTAAISDIAGTPFESAPNKFEQLAAKDGLVFFSGALNTLAVALTKIANDIRFLGSGPRSGLGELDLPANEPGSSIMPGKVNPTQCESLTMVAAQVIGNHQAVTVGGMQGHFELNVFMPLIGANVLRSIHLLSVGMESFADRCVEGMQANEGRIAELVERSLMLVTALAPEIGYDNAATIAKHAHKKGLTLKQAGLELGLVDEPTFDRLVRPENMV, from the coding sequence ATGTCCGCTACCCGCACCGAAACCGACAGCATTGGCGCCATCGAGGTGCCGGCCGACGCCTATTGGGGCGCCCAGACCCAGCGCAGCATCGAGAATTTCCCCTTCGGCGCGACCGAGCGGATGCCGATCGGCATCGTCCATGCGCAGGCGATCGTGAAGCAGGCGGCGGCGCGGGTGAATGCGAAACATGGCCTGGACGCGACGATCGTCGCGGGCATCGAGAATGCCGCGCAGCAGATCGTCTCCGGCGCGCTCGACGACCAGTTTCCGCTCGTCATCTGGCAGACCGGCAGCGGCACCCAGACCAACATGAACGTCAATGAGGTGATTGCCGGCTATGCCAATGAGCAGCTGGCCGGCACGCGCGGCGGCAAGAGCCCGGTCCATCCCAACGACCATGTCAACATGAGCCAGTCGTCGAACGACAGCTTCCCGACCGCGCTGCATGTCGCGACCGTGCTGGCGACCCGCGACAAGCTGATCCCGGCGCTGGAGAAGCTGACAGGCGCGCTGACCGCCAAGGCGGAAGGCTGGGGTCATATCGTCAAGATCGGCCGCACCCATACGCAGGATGCGACGCCGCTGACGCTGGGCCAGGAATTTTCCGGCTATGCCGCGCAGCTGGTCAGCAGCAAGGCGCGGATCGAAGGCGCATTGAACGGCAATATCCGCAAGCTGGCGATCGGCGGTACGGCGGTCGGCACCGGTCTCAACGCGCCCGATGGCTGGGCGGACGACATGACGGCGGCGATCAGCGACATTGCCGGCACCCCGTTCGAAAGCGCGCCCAACAAGTTCGAGCAGCTGGCCGCCAAGGATGGCCTCGTCTTCTTCTCCGGCGCGCTCAACACGCTGGCGGTGGCGCTGACCAAGATCGCCAACGACATCCGCTTCCTGGGCTCCGGCCCGCGCTCGGGCCTGGGCGAGCTGGACCTGCCCGCCAATGAGCCCGGCAGCTCGATCATGCCGGGCAAGGTCAACCCGACCCAGTGCGAATCGCTGACGATGGTGGCGGCGCAGGTGATCGGCAATCATCAGGCGGTGACCGTCGGCGGCATGCAGGGCCATTTCGAACTCAATGTCTTCATGCCGCTGATCGGCGCCAATGTGCTGCGCTCGATCCATCTGCTCAGCGTCGGCATGGAAAGCTTCGCCGACCGCTGCGTCGAAGGGATGCAGGCCAATGAGGGGCGGATCGCCGAACTGGTCGAGCGCTCGCTGATGCTGGTGACCGCGCTGGCACCTGAGATCGGCTATGACAATGCCGCGACCATCGCCAAGCATGCGCACAAGAAGGGGCTGACACTCAAGCAGGCCGGCCTCGAACTGGGGCTGGTCGATGAGCCGACCTTCGACCGGCTGGTGCGGCCGGAAAATATGGTCTGA
- a CDS encoding GNAT family N-acetyltransferase yields MTDKDILETRTGIRVQVRPAQDGDAKALAHFFSAVSDDDRRFRFLSSAPGVSAGQIHDLIHGDPDNCETFLATDEKGAILAAATLAADPDRTRAEVAISVRADHRGKGVGWSMLRHATDRAQEMGVGLLQAIESRANHAAIELEREQGFVARSVDDEPSLLILEKRF; encoded by the coding sequence ATGACCGACAAGGATATTCTGGAAACCCGCACCGGTATTCGCGTCCAGGTGCGTCCGGCGCAGGATGGCGATGCCAAGGCGCTGGCCCATTTCTTTTCGGCCGTGTCCGATGATGATCGCCGCTTCCGCTTCCTCAGCAGCGCGCCGGGCGTCAGCGCCGGGCAGATTCATGATCTGATCCATGGCGACCCCGACAATTGCGAGACCTTCCTGGCGACCGACGAGAAGGGGGCCATACTGGCCGCCGCGACCCTGGCCGCCGATCCCGACCGGACCCGCGCCGAAGTCGCGATTTCGGTGCGCGCCGACCATCGCGGCAAGGGCGTGGGCTGGAGCATGCTGCGCCACGCCACCGACCGCGCGCAGGAAATGGGCGTCGGTCTGCTCCAGGCGATCGAGAGCCGCGCCAATCATGCCGCGATCGAACTGGAGCGCGAACAGGGCTTTGTTGCGCGCAGCGTCGATGACGAGCCGTCGCTGCTGATCCTGGAAAAGCGTTTCTGA
- the lgt gene encoding prolipoprotein diacylglyceryl transferase, protein MILDLVAAASSAIRFDQLGLSPVALDLGFFTLKWYSLAYLAGILIGYWYLLKLIAQPGSPMARRHADDMIFYATLGIIIGGRLAYVFFYQPEILQHPLDIFKLWNGGMSFHGGAAGVSLGILYMARKEKLSWLRIHDYVACVVPFGLFFGRLANFVNGELWGKETDVPWAMIFPTGGPFARHPSQLYEAFFEGIILFCILAFAFWKTKARYKPGMLVGLFVFFYGVFRFGVEYFREADAQLMEFAARTGLHMGQWLCVPMILGGLYLIVTAKGRRVRVEPIAGSASVS, encoded by the coding sequence TTGATCCTGGACCTTGTCGCCGCCGCTTCGAGCGCCATCCGCTTCGACCAGCTGGGGCTCAGCCCCGTCGCCCTGGACCTGGGCTTCTTCACGCTCAAATGGTATAGCCTGGCCTATCTGGCCGGCATCCTGATCGGCTACTGGTATCTGTTGAAGCTCATTGCCCAGCCCGGTTCGCCGATGGCGCGGCGCCATGCCGACGACATGATCTTCTATGCGACGCTGGGCATCATCATCGGCGGCCGGCTCGCCTATGTCTTCTTCTACCAGCCCGAAATCCTCCAGCATCCGCTGGACATCTTCAAGCTGTGGAATGGCGGCATGTCCTTCCATGGCGGCGCGGCGGGCGTATCGCTCGGTATCCTCTACATGGCGCGCAAGGAGAAGCTGAGCTGGCTGCGCATCCATGACTATGTCGCCTGCGTGGTGCCCTTCGGCCTGTTCTTCGGCCGCCTCGCCAATTTCGTGAATGGCGAACTGTGGGGCAAGGAAACCGACGTGCCCTGGGCGATGATCTTCCCGACCGGCGGCCCCTTCGCCCGTCATCCGAGCCAGCTTTACGAAGCCTTTTTCGAAGGCATCATCCTGTTCTGCATCCTTGCCTTCGCCTTCTGGAAGACCAAGGCACGCTACAAGCCGGGCATGCTGGTCGGCCTGTTCGTCTTCTTCTATGGCGTGTTCCGCTTCGGCGTCGAATATTTCCGCGAGGCCGATGCCCAGCTGATGGAATTCGCCGCCCGCACCGGCCTGCACATGGGCCAGTGGCTGTGCGTGCCGATGATCCTGGGCGGCCTCTACCTGATCGTCACCGCCAAGGGCCGGCGCGTGCGCGTGGAACCGATCGCGGGCAGCGCCAGTGTCAGCTGA
- a CDS encoding Crp/Fnr family transcriptional regulator yields the protein MNMHFDLAQTLPGGMPVPAPCSDASFCQRCEVRDRAICATLEEDERGALNRLGRRVTIAAGQTVMWEGDDATIVANVIDGTLKLSASTGDGREQIVGVVYPSDFIGRPFGRSTPHSVTALTDARLCLFTRGAFDGFAREHPELEHRLLQRTLDDLDRARSWMLLLGRKNAREKIATFLLDMSRRLAREGQPPLDRFDLPLSRQQIADVLGLTIETVSRQLTDLKRIGIIALPGRRMVEIRDRAALLDCSEAA from the coding sequence ATGAACATGCATTTTGATCTCGCGCAAACCCTGCCCGGCGGCATGCCCGTTCCTGCCCCCTGCTCCGACGCCAGCTTCTGCCAGCGCTGCGAGGTGCGCGACCGCGCCATCTGCGCCACGCTGGAAGAGGATGAGCGCGGCGCGCTCAATCGCCTGGGCCGGCGCGTCACGATCGCGGCGGGGCAGACGGTGATGTGGGAAGGCGACGACGCCACCATCGTCGCCAATGTGATCGACGGCACGCTCAAATTGTCGGCCTCGACCGGCGACGGGCGCGAGCAGATTGTCGGCGTGGTCTATCCGTCCGACTTCATCGGCCGCCCCTTCGGCCGCAGCACGCCGCACAGCGTCACGGCGCTCACCGACGCCCGCCTGTGCCTCTTCACCCGCGGCGCCTTTGACGGCTTTGCCCGCGAGCATCCCGAGCTGGAGCATCGGCTGCTGCAACGCACGCTCGACGATCTCGACCGGGCGCGCAGCTGGATGCTGCTGCTCGGCCGCAAGAATGCGCGCGAGAAGATCGCGACCTTCCTGCTCGACATGTCGCGCCGGCTGGCCCGCGAAGGCCAGCCCCCGCTCGACCGGTTCGACCTGCCGCTGTCGCGCCAGCAGATCGCCGACGTGCTGGGCCTGACGATCGAGACGGTGAGCCGGCAACTGACCGACCTCAAGCGCATCGGCATCATCGCCCTGCCCGGCCGCCGCATGGTGGAAATCCGGGATCGCGCGGCGCTGCTGGACTGTAGCGAAGCGGCCTGA
- a CDS encoding DUF2585 domain-containing protein gives MKQQGFILALLIALGAAAILYLMGRPPICTCGTIALWHGPIDSGNSQHLSDWYSLSHIIHGFLFYGATHLLMRRRPLGIRLSVAVAIEAAWEILENSPIIIDRYRTATIALGYSGDSILNSMSDIGMMALGFLFASRAPVWLTIIVAIGFELLALAVIRDNLILNVLMLAWPIDAIKAWQAAL, from the coding sequence ATGAAACAGCAGGGCTTTATCCTCGCCCTGCTGATCGCGCTGGGGGCAGCGGCGATCCTCTATCTGATGGGGCGTCCACCGATCTGCACCTGCGGCACGATCGCGCTATGGCATGGGCCGATCGACAGCGGCAACAGCCAGCATCTGTCCGACTGGTACAGTCTCAGCCACATCATCCACGGCTTCCTCTTCTATGGCGCGACCCATTTGCTGATGCGCCGCAGGCCGCTCGGCATCCGCCTTTCGGTGGCGGTGGCGATCGAGGCGGCGTGGGAGATCCTTGAAAATTCGCCGATCATCATCGACCGTTACCGCACGGCGACGATCGCGCTCGGCTATTCGGGCGATTCCATCCTCAATTCGATGAGCGACATCGGCATGATGGCCTTGGGATTCCTGTTCGCGTCGCGCGCGCCCGTCTGGCTGACAATTATCGTCGCGATCGGTTTCGAATTGCTCGCACTGGCGGTGATCCGCGACAATCTGATACTCAATGTCCTGATGCTCGCCTGGCCGATCGACGCGATCAAGGCCTGGCAGGCTGCGCTCTAG